The following are encoded in a window of Corynebacterium marinum DSM 44953 genomic DNA:
- a CDS encoding NADP-dependent isocitrate dehydrogenase — MAKIIWTRTDEAPLLATYSFKPVVEAFARTAGIDVETRDISLAGRILAQFPDRLTEEQRVDDALAELGQLAKNPDANIIKLPNISASVPQLKAAIKELQAQGYDLPDFVDSPETDEEKDARKRYSVVMGSAVNPVLREGNSDRRAPEAVKNFVKKNPHRMGEWSADSKTNVATMDADDFRHNEQSVILPAEDSLSFVHIAADGTESKLREDLKVLAGEVVDGTVMSAAALQKFLAEQVQQAKKEGTLFSVHLKATMMKVSDPIIFGYVVRTFFADVFDKYGEQLEAAGLNGENGLAAIYSGLEELENGAEIRRAFDEELENGPALAMVNSDKGITNLHVPSDVIVDASMPAMIRTSGQMWNKDDQTQDTLAVIPDSSYAGIYQAVIEDCKANGAFDPTTMGTVPNVGLMAQKAEEYGSHDKTFKIASDGKVEVRNSAGEVLLSHDVAAGDIWRACQTKDAPIQDWVKLAVDRARISGMPAVFWLDPERAHDRNLTALVEKYLADHDTAGLDIRILSPIEATKLSIERIRRGEDTISVTGNVLRDYNTDLFPILELGTSAKMLSVVPLMAGGGLFETGAGGSAPKHVQQVQEENHLRWDSLGEFLALAESLRHVSRTQDNAKAAALADALDVATERVLSEGKSPSRKVGEIDNRGSHFYLASYWAEALAAQSDDAELAETFGPLAAELAENAAAIDKELIANQGNPVDLGGYYAPSDEKTEEVMRPSETFNKIIDSLK; from the coding sequence ATGGCCAAGATCATCTGGACCCGTACCGACGAGGCACCGCTGCTTGCTACCTACTCGTTTAAGCCCGTCGTCGAGGCGTTCGCCCGCACCGCAGGCATCGATGTCGAGACCCGCGACATCTCCCTGGCCGGCCGTATCCTGGCGCAGTTCCCGGACCGCCTGACCGAAGAGCAGCGCGTTGACGACGCCCTCGCCGAGCTGGGCCAGCTGGCGAAAAACCCGGACGCCAACATCATCAAGCTCCCGAACATCTCCGCTTCCGTCCCGCAGCTGAAGGCCGCGATCAAGGAGCTGCAGGCGCAGGGTTACGACCTCCCCGACTTCGTCGACTCCCCGGAGACCGACGAGGAGAAGGACGCCCGCAAGCGTTACAGCGTAGTAATGGGTTCCGCCGTGAACCCCGTACTCCGTGAGGGCAACTCCGACCGCCGTGCGCCGGAGGCCGTGAAGAACTTCGTCAAGAAGAACCCGCACCGCATGGGCGAGTGGTCCGCAGACTCCAAGACCAACGTCGCCACCATGGACGCCGATGATTTCCGCCACAACGAGCAGTCCGTCATCCTCCCGGCCGAGGACTCCCTCTCCTTCGTGCACATCGCCGCCGACGGCACCGAGAGCAAGCTCCGCGAAGACCTCAAGGTCCTCGCGGGAGAGGTCGTCGACGGCACAGTCATGAGCGCCGCCGCACTGCAGAAGTTCCTGGCGGAGCAGGTTCAGCAGGCCAAGAAGGAGGGCACCCTCTTCTCCGTCCACCTCAAGGCCACCATGATGAAGGTCTCTGACCCGATCATCTTCGGTTACGTCGTCCGCACCTTCTTCGCCGACGTCTTCGACAAGTACGGCGAGCAGCTCGAGGCCGCGGGCCTCAACGGCGAGAACGGCCTGGCCGCCATCTACTCCGGGCTCGAGGAGCTGGAGAACGGCGCGGAAATCCGCCGGGCATTCGACGAGGAGCTCGAGAACGGCCCGGCCCTGGCCATGGTCAACTCCGACAAGGGCATCACCAACCTGCACGTCCCCTCCGACGTCATCGTCGACGCCTCCATGCCGGCCATGATCCGCACCTCCGGCCAGATGTGGAACAAGGACGACCAGACCCAGGACACCCTGGCGGTTATCCCGGACTCCTCCTACGCCGGCATCTACCAGGCCGTCATCGAGGACTGCAAGGCCAACGGCGCCTTCGATCCGACCACCATGGGCACCGTCCCGAACGTCGGCCTGATGGCGCAGAAGGCCGAGGAGTACGGCTCCCACGACAAGACCTTCAAGATCGCCTCCGACGGCAAGGTTGAGGTCCGCAACTCCGCCGGCGAGGTACTGCTGTCCCACGACGTGGCCGCCGGCGACATCTGGCGCGCCTGCCAGACCAAGGACGCCCCGATCCAGGACTGGGTCAAGCTCGCCGTCGACCGCGCGCGCATCTCCGGCATGCCGGCCGTCTTCTGGTTGGACCCGGAGCGCGCCCACGACCGCAACCTCACCGCCCTGGTGGAGAAGTACCTGGCCGACCACGACACCGCTGGCCTGGACATCCGCATCCTCTCCCCGATCGAGGCCACCAAGCTGAGCATCGAGCGCATCCGTCGCGGCGAGGACACCATTTCGGTGACCGGCAACGTCCTGCGCGACTACAACACCGACCTCTTCCCGATCCTCGAGCTGGGCACCTCCGCCAAGATGCTCTCCGTCGTGCCGCTGATGGCCGGCGGCGGCCTGTTCGAGACCGGTGCCGGAGGCTCCGCCCCGAAGCACGTCCAGCAGGTTCAGGAGGAGAACCACCTCCGCTGGGATTCCCTCGGCGAGTTCCTCGCCCTGGCGGAGTCCCTGCGCCACGTCTCCCGCACCCAGGACAACGCCAAGGCAGCCGCACTGGCGGATGCCCTCGACGTCGCCACCGAAAGGGTCCTCAGCGAGGGTAAGTCCCCGTCGCGCAAGGTCGGCGAGATCGACAACCGCGGCTCCCACTTCTACCTCGCGTCCTACTGGGCCGAGGCGCTGGCCGCGCAGTCCGACGACGCAGAACTCGCCGAGACCTTCGGCCCCCTGGCGGCAGAGCTGGCCGAGAACGCAGCCGCCATCGACAAGGAGCTCATCGCCAACCAGGGCAACCCGGTCGACCTGGGCGGCTACTACGCCCCGTCCGACGAGAAGACCGAAGAGGTCATGCGCCCCTCCGAGACCTTCAACAAGATCATCGACTCGTTGAAGTAG
- a CDS encoding MFS transporter → MVALALGGFAIGTTEFVSMGLLPLIAQDFGIEENQAGHVISAYALGVVVGAPVITALTGLVPRRRLLLLLMVAFTAGHVIAALADNYALLMAARFLAGLPHGAYFSVAGLSAASMAPPGQRGRAVAFIGMGLSVATVAGVPAAQALGQAFGWSAAYLLVAVLGLATFIALWFLMPHMTRMAPTSALTELGALSRSQVWLTLGIGTVGFGGMFAVYTYISWTMTDPGRAGIDIGWMWLVLMAYGVGSVLGNWFGGRLADRNLEYGILFALVMVAVVLTAFYFSSVHPVAGTLNFAFIGFFGASLVPSLQIRLMDVAGDAQTLAAALNHSALNLANAGGAALGGAVIAAGLGYSAPALAGAGLAVAAIAIWFPAVWLRRRARIR, encoded by the coding sequence ATGGTCGCGCTCGCCCTCGGCGGATTCGCCATCGGCACCACGGAGTTCGTCTCGATGGGGCTGCTGCCGCTCATCGCCCAGGACTTCGGGATCGAGGAGAACCAGGCAGGCCACGTCATCTCCGCCTACGCCCTCGGTGTGGTGGTCGGTGCCCCCGTGATCACCGCGCTGACGGGGCTGGTGCCCCGGCGCCGGCTGCTCCTGCTGCTCATGGTCGCCTTCACTGCCGGACATGTCATCGCCGCGCTGGCTGACAACTACGCGCTGCTCATGGCGGCACGCTTCCTCGCCGGTCTGCCGCACGGCGCGTACTTCTCGGTGGCCGGGCTGTCCGCGGCGTCGATGGCGCCGCCGGGGCAGCGGGGCCGGGCCGTCGCCTTCATCGGGATGGGCCTGTCCGTCGCCACCGTCGCCGGTGTGCCCGCCGCCCAGGCCCTCGGCCAGGCCTTCGGCTGGTCGGCGGCGTACCTGCTGGTGGCGGTGCTCGGCCTCGCAACGTTCATCGCGCTCTGGTTCCTCATGCCGCACATGACCCGGATGGCCCCGACCTCGGCGCTCACGGAGCTCGGCGCGCTGTCCCGGTCGCAGGTGTGGCTGACACTGGGTATTGGCACGGTCGGTTTCGGCGGCATGTTCGCCGTCTACACCTATATCTCCTGGACCATGACGGACCCCGGGCGCGCCGGAATTGATATCGGGTGGATGTGGCTGGTGCTCATGGCTTACGGCGTCGGCTCCGTCCTGGGCAACTGGTTCGGCGGCCGCCTGGCGGACCGCAACCTCGAGTACGGGATCCTCTTCGCCCTGGTGATGGTCGCAGTGGTGCTCACGGCCTTCTACTTCAGTTCGGTGCATCCCGTGGCCGGCACGCTCAACTTCGCGTTCATCGGATTCTTCGGCGCCTCCCTCGTCCCCTCCCTGCAGATCCGCCTCATGGACGTCGCCGGCGACGCCCAGACGTTGGCCGCGGCACTCAACCACTCGGCCCTCAACCTGGCTAACGCGGGCGGCGCCGCGCTCGGCGGCGCGGTCATCGCCGCGGGCCTGGGCTACTCGGCCCCCGCGCTGGCCGGGGCGGGGCTGGCGGTCGCCGCGATCGCCATCTGGTTCCCCGCGGTGTGGCTGCGTCGACGGGCGAGGATAAGGTGA
- a CDS encoding exodeoxyribonuclease III has product MSLTITSINVNGIRAAVKQRNEDNPGMLAWLRESSSDVVLLQEVRATVDESVKALQPALDAGWHYVGAPAAARGRAGVGILSRAPLDDVRVGLGSFADSGRWIEGTFDGVRVASLYLPSGSAGSEKQDEKYLFLDEFGPVLEERAGEFPDMVIGGDWNICHRREDLKNWKGNMKKSGFLADERAFLDSVFGPHPDESPQEKPGLGEYFGVVEYGGRTIRGAATEPKWFDVARRLQPEGEGPYTWWTYRGQAFNNNAGWRIDYQAATENMLGRAERSWVDRAPTVETRWSDHSPLNVTYA; this is encoded by the coding sequence ATGAGTCTGACCATCACCTCCATCAACGTCAACGGAATCCGCGCCGCCGTCAAACAGCGCAACGAAGACAACCCAGGCATGCTGGCCTGGCTGCGGGAATCATCCTCCGATGTGGTCCTTCTCCAGGAGGTGCGGGCCACGGTCGACGAGTCCGTCAAGGCGTTGCAGCCGGCTCTGGACGCCGGCTGGCACTACGTCGGCGCCCCCGCAGCCGCCCGCGGCCGGGCGGGCGTGGGCATCCTGTCCCGCGCCCCGCTTGACGACGTCCGCGTGGGCCTGGGCTCCTTCGCCGATTCGGGCCGCTGGATCGAGGGCACCTTCGACGGCGTGCGGGTGGCCTCCCTCTATCTTCCCTCCGGTTCTGCGGGGTCGGAGAAGCAGGACGAGAAGTACCTGTTCCTCGACGAGTTCGGCCCCGTCCTGGAGGAGCGCGCCGGGGAGTTCCCCGACATGGTCATCGGCGGAGACTGGAACATCTGCCACCGCCGGGAGGACCTGAAGAACTGGAAGGGGAACATGAAGAAGTCGGGTTTCCTCGCCGATGAGCGTGCCTTCCTGGACTCCGTGTTCGGCCCCCACCCGGACGAGTCCCCGCAGGAGAAGCCCGGGTTGGGGGAGTACTTCGGTGTGGTGGAGTACGGCGGGCGTACCATCCGGGGTGCAGCCACTGAACCGAAGTGGTTCGACGTGGCCCGCCGCCTCCAACCGGAGGGGGAGGGGCCGTACACCTGGTGGACGTACCGCGGCCAGGCGTTCAACAACAACGCCGGCTGGCGCATCGACTATCAGGCGGCGACCGAGAACATGCTCGGCCGCGCCGAGCGCAGCTGGGTCGACCGCGCACCCACCGTGGAGACCCGCTGGTCCGACCACTCCCCGCTGAATGTGACCTATGCCTGA